A segment of the Capra hircus breed San Clemente chromosome 19, ASM170441v1, whole genome shotgun sequence genome:
CTTCTCTTCTTAGGTGCCAGGGCAGTGCCCCCGGGCAGCAGGGCCTCTGGGGATGTGAAGGCCTCCGTTTTGAAACTATCAGTCAAGGACAGTTTCTTACTGTTCACGAGTTTGCCTTTTAAGGATCTATTGGTCGGATTTCTGCACAATGGCTCAGCCCCCAGAGCTGCTGGGAACTTCTGCCCAGGGCTCACATTTAAGAGACCTTCCTCTGCCCCCAGAAGGCTGCCCCCAGCACTCTTGAGCCCACGTTCCTTCTCGGGGAGGGATGGGCTCACAGGATTCCCAGGAGGGGCCCCTGGTGCTCTGCACGCGAACTTCTTCAGGCTGGGCGAGGTGATCTTCTGCACAATGGCCTCTAGCTTCAAGCCTCGGCCTTTTCGGGGTGGCAGCACCTTGGTCTTCATGGCCCCCTGGAAGGACGCCCGTGAGGCCAGCTTCAGGCCAGTGTCTGGGGTCTCCAGGGGCGGTGGCTTCGCCGTGGGCTCACCATTGCCCTTGGTGGGTTTCGCCTTCTTGGGAGATGTTATCCTCTTGAAGAGGGTTGGGGAGCCCTCGGCCCCCTCCTCCTTCACGTCTCCCCCGAGGCCGCCACTGCGTAAGACCAGGTTGCGCTTCTTAGTGGGGACAGGAGCCATGAAGGCTGACTTCCTTTTGAGGGCGTGGAGGGGTCGATCTGAGAGCTTGCCGCTGGCACCAGGCTTGGGGACCCTCGCCCGCTGgcctgccctcccctccttctGGGGGCTGCCAGCAACTTTGAACGTGGCGGGCAGGTGGTTGTTGGCGAGGAGCTTCTTGGCAGCACGGCAGTTTGGCAGTCGGCTCTCTGAGGGCCGCCTGCGCTTGGAGTGGAAGGCTTCCTGGGCCCTGCTGCGGGACCGGAGGATCATGGACCGCTGGTCTTTGCCTGGTGCGTCCAGCGAGTCCGTTTCCTTGGTCTTGGAGCCCATGGGGCTGCTGTCGGAGGCCACGGGCAAGGCGGCCGGGTTGCTGGGGCTGGACGCTGCCTTTGGGGAGGGCTTCCCCACCCGCTTGCCTGACTTGAAGGCGGCTCGCTGCTTGCCCCCCAGCTTGTctgggggggcaggggtggtgggtAGGCCTGGGggtccgggtgtgcggggctcgCTCAAGGCTGTGAAGGAGCGGGTGCACATCCTGGGAAGTCCTTCTGAGATCCCCCGGCCTGGGGTCCCCGCCCCCTCCATCTGTCCCTGGGGGGGCCCTGTGCATGATTCGGGGAGCAGCAGGTCTTTGGGCAGTGCCGGTGCCCTGCACGGGGAGTCCTCGGCCTCAGGCAGCCCCCGGTGCACCCGCCGGCTCCTCAAGCTTTTGCCGCGAGGCACGGGCTCTTTCTTGGGAATGGGGGCCTCGGGCACAGCAGGCTTGTTTGGCTTTGGTGCCAAGGAGGCGTCCGGGGTCACAGCAGCGGAATCCCCTGGAGCCAGCACCCCCTCGGGCCCCTCTTCCTCTGGTTTCATATGGGACAGGGAGGACTCAAACCAGCTCTGGACCTTGGACTCGGCACCCACGGTGGGGCCCAGCAAGATGACTGAGTCCCCAGAGAGGGGACACGGGGAGCCCCAGCCGGCCTTGGGGTCCAgcacctcctccacctcctccttgcCGCACAGCAGCGGGGCCTTGGGTGACAGTGCATCCTGAAGGCCCGGCCTCTGCTCAGGGCTCCCCAGGAGCTCGCACAGGGATGAGTACTCCTCGGCCTCCAGGTCCTCCTTCCGGCCCGGCGCTGGCAGCAGTGGGAGGTCCCCAAAGTCGGCGGCCGAGCAGCAGTGCCGACTGTCGTCCAGCCAGCGGTCGGCCTTGCTCACCTCGGGGCACTGCAGCAGCCCGCCTGCCTCCTCCTTCACCCCGCCCGCCGCCTCCTGCTGGGAGTCCCGGGGCACTGCAGCCTTCTCCCCAGGGGGTGCCTCCTCCTGGAAGCCCAGGCAGGCCGAAGCCTCCCGGGTGCCGTCCTGGCTGGCACTGTCAGTGGCCTTTCCGCCCTGCTCCAGACCCTTGGTGAGCTCGCCGGGGTGCAGCCCCCACCGAGGACAGGCATCCCCCAGGTTCTCCTCGGGCCAGGCAAAGGGGTGGGCACCATCCCCCGAGCCGGCAGAGGTCGTGTCTGGGAAGCAGTCAAAAGCCACAGTGGGGTCTGAGGCCGCAGCCCCCAGGGTGGCCTTGGCGCTGAAGGAGAGGGGACCGGCTGTCTTCTTGGGGTCAGGGGTGGTGAAACCCACAGAGGGGTCTTCAAATAGCCCCGGACTGAAGTCCTTGGCGCTGCTGCCCTTGTCCAGCTGCAGGGCCTCGGGCAGGGACTCCTGCTCCCCTGGCCGTGGCCATGCACCCTTGGCCACAGGGTCCAGGCAGGCGCTGTGGTTCTCCAGAGAGAAGGGCGGCTTGCCGGTGTCTTTGGCCAGGCCCGGCGCCTCGGCCCAGGCCTTGTCGGCCTTCTCGCTGATGGCCTCCTGCAGCCCCAGGATCTCGGAGGCCAAGTCTTCCTGTGCCAGGGCGCTGAGCAGCAGCCGCGGGCAGTCTCGCTCGCCAGCCACAAGCTTGGAGAAGCTGTCGAGGGGCAGGCTGCCGTGCAGGCTCTGGAAGGAGTCGTCAGACTTGGTGGACATGTCATCCGGTGAGGTCACGGAGCAGGTGGACACGGACTCGGGCTTGGCCTTGGAGCCGCCGTGGACCCTGGCGGGGCTGCCGCGGGCCTGGCTGCAGTAGAGGAAGCTGCGCTCCAGTGGGTCCTCAGAGCCGCTCAGGTAGTCGGCCTCGGGCGGCTCAGCATGCGTGGACTGCGGTGTGCTGCTCAGCGGCTCTGATAGCGGTGTGCCTGCTGGCTCGGCCGAGTAGCCGCTGCCCTCGGGGCTGCAGTGCTGGCTTTTGTGCTGCTCCGGTGTCCGGGCCACCAGGCTCTTGAGGCCCTTCTTCTGAGGCCCGGCCGCCTTggacagcagcagctgctgcacgGTGTTGGAGATGTTCTCCACCTGGGAGGTCAGGGCCGTGAGGCTATGCAGGCTGAGGTCCGACAGCAGGCTCTCGGGAAGCTTGTCCTTCTGCAGGGCCTTGCAATTGGCGGCCTGGGTGTCCACAGAGCTGGCAGCATCCGTCGGGGAAGGGTTGAGCAGGGGCATGAAGTGGCTGTGGTCGGTGAGGCCGGCGGGGAAGGCCCCAGGGCCGAGTGGCTGCTGGTTGTAGGGAAAGTTCTCCAGGTTGGGCATCAGTGGTGACGGGGTGGAGCTGTAGGAGGGTGAGCGGCCCACAGAGCGGGCGGGTGAGTGGCCAGAGCCAGGGCTGAAGGTCTGGTAGTACTGCTCTGGGGTCCTGACAGTCGCATCCGGCTGACAGTAGCCTGGGCCTTGCTGCCCATAGTGTTGGTACTTTGCAAGGTTTTGGTAGTGCAGGCTTTCCTGGGCATGGTGACGGCTCTggagggtctgctgctgctgctgctgcttctgtgggTCATAGCTGAGGCGGCTGGACTGGTAGGCGTGAAGGTTCGGGACCCGCTGGCCAGGGGCCAGGCTGGCATTGGCGGTCAGCGGCCTGTCGTGGGGCTGGGTGGAGGGGGCTGTGCAGCTCTTGTAGGAGTGGGCCCCCTGCCCGCCGGCCTGGCCACTGGAGGAGTAGgtagaggaggcagggaaggactGGGACTGCTGGGGGAAGTGGCCGCCCTGGGAGAAGGGCAGGGGGGAGGCAAGGTCACTCTGGGGTTTCTGCCTCTGGAGCTTGGGGTATGCCAGGGATGGTGGGGGCTGCGGCAGCTGCTGCTGGACGTGGAGGGCGTGAGTCCGGAAGGGCAGCTGGGCACCCTGCTCTGGATACTGCCGGCTGGGGGGCACCACCGTCTTTTTCATCAGATTCTCGTCATATTTGCCCACCCCACCTGGCAGGGGCTGCGGCTGAGGCGGGGGTGGCTGGGGGCCCCCCCAGGCCTGCAGGCCCTCCTCGCCCGAGTAGCGGCCTGGGTATGGGCTGCCGTCCTGGACGGTGTAGCCCGCGAAGGCCGGCCTCCCCGGCGGGGCCTGCGGCGAGGACAGGCCTTTGCCGGCGCGCGCGGTGGCGGGCGTGCCCGCGCCGCCCTCGTAACCGGGGAAGGGCTGCGGGCCGTAGTAGTCCTTGGTCAGCAGACGCTGCCGGTCGCAGCTCAGCCCGGCCTGGCTTGGCTGCCTGTAGTTCTCCAGGCGCGACGTCTCCTGTGAGGTCTGCTGGTAGGTCTGCTGTTTGCCATGGAAACCACACCTTTCTCGAAAAGACTGCATGACTTGGGCTGGTTATCTGTGAAAAGAGAAAGGGCGAGAGGGAGGgcggggagaggagggcagagcgGGCGGGGTTCAGACAGGCCATTTCCTTCCCTTGGAAAGCCGgccccctcccgccccgccccctcctgcAGCCGCCCCACCAGCTGTGCACATATTGACAACTTGTGTGTCAGGGCCGTGTGCTCTGTAATTCCTGCTCTGACGGGGACAGGGAGGTGCAGCCCGGCTGCCCAGCGCCAGCCACTGGGGAGCTGCCCCCTCCTGCCACcagttcccctccccctccccgccggCTCAGAATCGTTTAGCCATTCCCGCTCCACTGTCCCCTGGGGCTGCTGGATCCGGTAATCTAGCCCCAGCGCAGCAGTGTTCAGGCGTGACCCAGCtcgtgagtgtgtgcgtgtgtgtgcatggcaCGGGGGGTGGCCTGCCCTGCCCCAGAAACCACTCACTGAGGCCTGGAGTCTGCGCACGTGAGCATGCGtgcgtgcacatacacacacacacaccttcttcatcactgcacacacacacttcttcatcactgcacacacacacactccccttgtctgttacacacacacacacacatcccttcatcagtgcacacacacaaacagcttcatcactgcacacacacacactccccttgtctattacacacac
Coding sequences within it:
- the RAI1 gene encoding retinoic acid-induced protein 1 is translated as MQSFRERCGFHGKQQTYQQTSQETSRLENYRQPSQAGLSCDRQRLLTKDYYGPQPFPGYEGGAGTPATARAGKGLSSPQAPPGRPAFAGYTVQDGSPYPGRYSGEEGLQAWGGPQPPPPQPQPLPGGVGKYDENLMKKTVVPPSRQYPEQGAQLPFRTHALHVQQQLPQPPPSLAYPKLQRQKPQSDLASPLPFSQGGHFPQQSQSFPASSTYSSSGQAGGQGAHSYKSCTAPSTQPHDRPLTANASLAPGQRVPNLHAYQSSRLSYDPQKQQQQQQTLQSRHHAQESLHYQNLAKYQHYGQQGPGYCQPDATVRTPEQYYQTFSPGSGHSPARSVGRSPSYSSTPSPLMPNLENFPYNQQPLGPGAFPAGLTDHSHFMPLLNPSPTDAASSVDTQAANCKALQKDKLPESLLSDLSLHSLTALTSQVENISNTVQQLLLSKAAGPQKKGLKSLVARTPEQHKSQHCSPEGSGYSAEPAGTPLSEPLSSTPQSTHAEPPEADYLSGSEDPLERSFLYCSQARGSPARVHGGSKAKPESVSTCSVTSPDDMSTKSDDSFQSLHGSLPLDSFSKLVAGERDCPRLLLSALAQEDLASEILGLQEAISEKADKAWAEAPGLAKDTGKPPFSLENHSACLDPVAKGAWPRPGEQESLPEALQLDKGSSAKDFSPGLFEDPSVGFTTPDPKKTAGPLSFSAKATLGAAASDPTVAFDCFPDTTSAGSGDGAHPFAWPEENLGDACPRWGLHPGELTKGLEQGGKATDSASQDGTREASACLGFQEEAPPGEKAAVPRDSQQEAAGGVKEEAGGLLQCPEVSKADRWLDDSRHCCSAADFGDLPLLPAPGRKEDLEAEEYSSLCELLGSPEQRPGLQDALSPKAPLLCGKEEVEEVLDPKAGWGSPCPLSGDSVILLGPTVGAESKVQSWFESSLSHMKPEEEGPEGVLAPGDSAAVTPDASLAPKPNKPAVPEAPIPKKEPVPRGKSLRSRRVHRGLPEAEDSPCRAPALPKDLLLPESCTGPPQGQMEGAGTPGRGISEGLPRMCTRSFTALSEPRTPGPPGLPTTPAPPDKLGGKQRAAFKSGKRVGKPSPKAASSPSNPAALPVASDSSPMGSKTKETDSLDAPGKDQRSMILRSRSRAQEAFHSKRRRPSESRLPNCRAAKKLLANNHLPATFKVAGSPQKEGRAGQRARVPKPGASGKLSDRPLHALKRKSAFMAPVPTKKRNLVLRSGGLGGDVKEEGAEGSPTLFKRITSPKKAKPTKGNGEPTAKPPPLETPDTGLKLASRASFQGAMKTKVLPPRKGRGLKLEAIVQKITSPSLKKFACRAPGAPPGNPVSPSLPEKERGLKSAGGSLLGAEEGLLNVSPGQKFPAALGAEPLCRNPTNRSLKGKLVNSKKLSLTDSFKTEAFTSPEALLPGGTALAPKKRSRKGRAGALGLPKGSLEKRPHLGPALLLTPRDRASGTQGASEDSSGIGGKKPKTEELGLAAQPPEGRPCQPQTRAQKQPGHANYSSYSKRKRLTRGRAKSTTSSPCKGRAKRRRQQQVLPLDPAEPEIRLKYISSCKRLRADSRSPAFSPFVRVEKRGAFTTVCTVVNSPGEEPQPQRKPSSSSSCSFLDAAGASLATLPGGIVPQPRPSLPLSSTMHLGPVVSKALSTSCLVCCLCQNPANFKDLGDLCGPYYPEHCLPKKKPKLKEKVRLEGTCEEASLPLERTLKGLECPAAASSAATTTTGKPPRPDGPADPAKQGSLRTSARGLSRRLQSCYCCDGRGDGSEEAAPADKSRKHECSKEPPAEPGGDTQEHWVHEACAVWTGGVYLVAGKLFGLQEAMKVALDMTCSSCQEAGATIGCCHKGCLHTYHYPCASDAGCIFIEENFSLKCPKHKRLPL